In a single window of the Sphingosinicella microcystinivorans genome:
- a CDS encoding P1 family peptidase, whose amino-acid sequence MALTQRLWAAALPLLLALLVSTAAFAGPRARDLGVPFEGTPGALNAITDVAGVEVGHSTVISGEGPLVIGKGPYRTGVTIIHPLGKGSIDGVAAGRAVINGTGEWTGMHLVDEIGQFLGPIALTGSGNVGLVHQSLMDWSIGKVPEEALFSRVLPVVAETLDSRLNDVFGHGLTRDHVFAALDGAKGGPVAEGNVGGGTGMIAYTFKGGIGTASRVVSAGDKRYTVGVLVQANHGDRNDLRIAGVPVGKEIKGAWPEVDGVAVLGPDAGRPQDKNSLLIVIATDAPLMPHQLERLARRAALGVGRTGSTAGALSGEFALAFSTSHVIPLGGAPRLPAMINDTDSGTMNALFSATVQATEEALVNQLVASETMTGANNVKVYGLPHDQLARIMKARFARR is encoded by the coding sequence ATGGCTTTGACGCAAAGACTGTGGGCCGCAGCGCTGCCGCTGCTGCTTGCGCTGCTCGTTTCGACGGCCGCGTTCGCCGGGCCGCGCGCGCGCGATCTCGGCGTTCCGTTCGAGGGCACGCCGGGGGCGCTGAATGCCATCACCGATGTCGCGGGCGTCGAGGTCGGCCACAGCACGGTCATTTCGGGCGAAGGTCCGCTGGTGATCGGCAAGGGGCCGTACCGCACCGGTGTGACGATCATCCACCCGCTCGGCAAGGGCAGCATCGACGGCGTCGCGGCGGGCAGGGCCGTGATCAACGGTACCGGCGAATGGACCGGAATGCACCTCGTCGACGAGATCGGGCAGTTCCTGGGACCGATCGCGCTCACCGGCTCGGGCAACGTTGGCCTCGTGCATCAGAGCCTGATGGACTGGTCGATCGGCAAGGTCCCGGAGGAGGCGCTGTTCTCGCGCGTGCTCCCCGTGGTCGCCGAAACGCTCGACAGCCGACTCAACGACGTCTTCGGCCACGGCCTCACGCGCGATCACGTGTTCGCGGCGCTCGACGGCGCCAAGGGCGGCCCGGTCGCCGAGGGCAATGTCGGCGGGGGAACGGGCATGATCGCCTACACTTTCAAGGGCGGCATCGGTACCGCGTCGCGCGTCGTGTCGGCGGGGGACAAGCGCTATACCGTGGGCGTGCTCGTGCAGGCGAACCACGGCGACCGCAACGACCTCCGCATCGCGGGCGTACCGGTCGGCAAGGAGATCAAGGGCGCGTGGCCGGAGGTGGACGGGGTCGCGGTTCTCGGCCCCGATGCGGGGAGGCCGCAGGACAAGAACTCGCTGCTGATCGTCATCGCCACCGACGCGCCGCTGATGCCGCATCAGCTGGAGCGGCTGGCGCGCCGTGCGGCGCTCGGCGTCGGCCGCACCGGAAGTACGGCGGGCGCGCTCTCCGGCGAGTTCGCGCTCGCCTTCTCCACGAGCCACGTGATCCCGCTCGGCGGGGCGCCGCGTCTTCCCGCGATGATCAACGATACCGACAGCGGCACCATGAACGCGCTGTTCTCGGCCACCGTTCAGGCGACGGAAGAGGCGCTCGTGAACCAGCTCGTGGCGTCCGAAACGATGACGGGCGCGAACAACGTGAAGGTCTACGGTTTGCCGCACGACCAGCTGGCGCGCATCATGAAGGCACGCTTCGCCCGCAGGTAG
- a CDS encoding pyridoxal-phosphate dependent enzyme, with translation MTDPAITIEAIRAARAALGSHIVTTPTLDWQADELRERLGSDTRINLKLELFQRTGTFKPRGALTVMLALDAAQRARGVTAVSAGNHAIATAYAARTLGISARVVMLPTANPARIERCRRLGAEVEIAADGAAAFERARQIEAEEGRAFVHPFEGPRTALGTATIGLEWASQTEPLDVLICPIGGGGLCAGLATAIRLLMPGCRVFGVEPEGADNMRRSFAEGVPAANATIATIADSLGPPYSLPYSFGLCREAVEEIVLVSDDALRAGMDLLFREARLAVEPAAAAATAALMGPLAERVRGKRVGVIVCGANIDIAGFAAHVEAGQHITGLQ, from the coding sequence ATGACTGATCCTGCGATAACGATCGAGGCGATTCGCGCGGCGCGCGCGGCGCTGGGCTCCCACATCGTCACCACGCCGACGCTCGACTGGCAGGCGGACGAACTGCGGGAGCGCCTCGGCTCCGACACCCGCATCAACCTGAAGCTCGAACTGTTCCAGCGGACCGGGACGTTCAAGCCGCGCGGTGCGCTGACGGTGATGCTTGCGCTCGATGCGGCGCAGCGGGCGCGCGGCGTCACCGCCGTCAGCGCCGGCAATCATGCCATCGCGACCGCCTATGCCGCCCGGACGCTGGGAATATCGGCGCGCGTGGTGATGCTGCCCACGGCCAATCCGGCGCGCATCGAGCGTTGCCGCCGCCTCGGCGCCGAAGTGGAGATCGCCGCGGACGGCGCCGCGGCCTTCGAACGGGCGCGGCAGATCGAAGCCGAGGAAGGGCGCGCGTTCGTGCACCCCTTCGAAGGCCCGCGCACCGCGCTCGGCACCGCGACGATCGGCCTCGAATGGGCGAGCCAGACCGAGCCGCTCGATGTGCTGATCTGCCCGATCGGCGGCGGCGGGCTCTGCGCCGGTCTCGCCACGGCGATCCGGCTGCTCATGCCGGGCTGCCGGGTGTTCGGCGTCGAACCGGAAGGCGCGGACAACATGCGCCGAAGCTTCGCCGAGGGCGTGCCCGCAGCGAACGCGACGATCGCGACGATCGCGGACAGCCTCGGGCCGCCTTATTCGCTGCCGTACAGTTTCGGGCTGTGCCGCGAGGCGGTCGAGGAGATCGTGCTGGTTTCCGACGATGCGCTCCGCGCCGGCATGGACCTCCTGTTCCGCGAGGCGCGGCTGGCGGTGGAGCCTGCGGCCGCGGCGGCAACGGCCGCGCTCATGGGGCCGCTCGCCGAGCGCGTGCGGGGCAAGCGCGTCGGCGTGATCGTTTGCGGCGCGAACATCGACATCGCCGGATTCGCCGCGCATGTCGAAGCGGGACAGCACATCACGGGCCTGCAATAG
- a CDS encoding MFS transporter → MNRGMGGAAASAEARGLPVGTMAAFGVGSLGTGVFSTVPSVLLLYFMTSVLGISPALAAITVFIPKFWDVLIDPVIGMVSDRTQSRWGRRRPYMLVGGITMSLCFVLLFSVPAFETPFERFVYVTLAYMACATAYAVFSVPYIAMPAEISRSPEERTTLMSFRMGFAMAGILLGGAGAPFLVDLAGGGRAGYAVMALTIGVICGIAMIVPVFATRGLGTASVPAEFKLGEGLRQAAACKPFLLLLAAYLLQLAGLGCFSGALPYYAVHIRDGSGITVTLLFVALNVSAIVAMPLWVRLSRGVGKVGAYIGSSVLLVLATAGLWFCDSGASDMFLYAQVCLMGLAFAGQQLFPFALLPDVLDADARATGIHRQGMFTGLWTAGEKLGLALGGLVTGAVLSWTGFVASSGTVVEQPQSALTGVRLAFAILPSLFVAASLLLLVRFRSAHAAERAQ, encoded by the coding sequence ATGAACCGCGGCATGGGCGGTGCGGCGGCTTCGGCGGAGGCGCGCGGCCTGCCCGTCGGCACGATGGCCGCGTTCGGTGTCGGCTCGCTCGGAACGGGCGTGTTCTCGACCGTGCCGAGCGTGCTGCTGCTCTATTTCATGACCAGCGTTCTCGGCATCTCGCCGGCGCTGGCGGCGATCACCGTGTTCATCCCGAAGTTCTGGGACGTGCTGATCGACCCCGTGATCGGAATGGTTTCCGATCGCACGCAGAGCCGCTGGGGCCGCCGACGGCCCTACATGCTGGTCGGCGGCATCACCATGAGCCTGTGCTTCGTGCTGCTGTTCTCGGTGCCCGCGTTCGAAACGCCGTTCGAGCGTTTCGTGTACGTGACGCTGGCCTACATGGCCTGCGCGACCGCCTACGCGGTATTCTCGGTTCCCTACATCGCCATGCCCGCCGAGATTTCGCGCAGCCCCGAGGAGCGGACGACGCTGATGTCGTTCCGCATGGGCTTTGCCATGGCGGGCATCCTGCTCGGCGGCGCGGGCGCGCCGTTCCTCGTGGACCTCGCCGGCGGCGGGCGGGCGGGCTACGCGGTGATGGCGCTCACCATCGGCGTGATATGCGGCATCGCCATGATCGTCCCCGTGTTCGCGACGCGCGGGCTCGGGACGGCGTCCGTTCCGGCCGAATTCAAGCTCGGCGAAGGGCTGCGGCAGGCGGCGGCGTGCAAGCCGTTCCTGCTCCTGCTCGCCGCCTATCTGCTGCAACTGGCGGGCCTCGGATGCTTTTCCGGCGCGCTGCCCTATTACGCGGTGCACATCCGGGACGGTTCCGGGATCACGGTGACGCTGCTGTTCGTCGCCCTCAACGTGTCGGCCATCGTCGCCATGCCGCTCTGGGTGCGGCTCTCCCGCGGCGTGGGCAAGGTCGGGGCCTATATCGGATCGAGCGTGCTGCTGGTGCTTGCGACCGCGGGCCTCTGGTTTTGCGACAGCGGGGCGAGCGATATGTTTCTCTATGCGCAGGTCTGCCTGATGGGCCTCGCCTTCGCGGGGCAGCAGCTCTTTCCCTTCGCGCTGCTTCCCGATGTGCTCGATGCAGACGCCCGCGCCACCGGCATCCACCGGCAGGGCATGTTCACGGGGCTGTGGACGGCGGGCGAGAAGCTGGGCCTTGCCCTCGGCGGCCTGGTGACGGGTGCCGTGCTGTCGTGGACCGGCTTCGTCGCGTCGAGCGGGACGGTGGTCGAGCAGCCTCAATCCGCGCTCACGGGGGTGCGGCTTGCGTTCGCGATCCTGCCCTCGCTGTTCGTGGCGGCGAGCCTGCTGCTGCTCGTGCGGTTTCGCAGTGCTCATGCAGCGGAGCGCGCGCAATGA
- a CDS encoding MaoC family dehydratase, which yields MEYDVETLSSLVGQEILVSDWISISQDEIDAFGRVTRDIDPMHMDPGYAREHSPFGQTVLFGFQTLSMLSHLCSPIRYRHDGGVVGYDLNYGLNRVRFISPVPVNARFRNRMSIKSVEQREDGSYLITSENTIEIEGQERPALVAEWIGLISREKA from the coding sequence ATGGAATATGATGTCGAAACCCTGTCCTCGCTCGTCGGGCAGGAGATTCTGGTCAGCGACTGGATCTCGATCTCGCAGGACGAGATCGATGCGTTCGGCAGGGTGACGCGCGACATTGATCCGATGCACATGGACCCCGGCTACGCCCGCGAGCACAGCCCGTTCGGGCAGACCGTCCTGTTCGGTTTCCAGACGCTCTCGATGCTGAGCCATCTCTGTTCGCCGATCCGCTATCGCCACGACGGCGGCGTTGTCGGCTATGATCTGAACTACGGCCTCAACCGGGTGCGGTTCATTTCGCCGGTTCCGGTGAATGCGCGCTTCCGCAACCGCATGTCGATCAAGAGCGTCGAGCAGCGCGAGGACGGCAGCTATCTCATCACCTCCGAGAACACGATCGAGATCGAGGGGCAGGAGCGGCCCGCGCTCGTCGCGGAGTGGATCGGCCTGATTTCGAGAGAGAAGGCCTGA
- a CDS encoding threonine ammonia-lyase gives MSPAVPGRAEIDAARERIRDLAVRTPLIRLQGAARDDIYLKLETLQPVGSFKIRCAANALLSRGDAIRNGVFTASAGNFAQGLAYAGRARGIPVTAYVPDTAARSKVEALQRFGASVVPFAYDRWWAMLAEPPADPAFIHPVVESEVLAGNATIGAEILEDLLDVATVLVPYGGGGLACGIAAALKAQGSAADVVASETEAGAPLRAAFAAGEPVTVPFAPSFITGMGGPTVIPAMWPLVRDLVAGTALVSLAETAAAVRMLAERHHVIAEGAGAAPVAAALAGDHPGPVVCIVSGGHLDAAHLAIILAGGVP, from the coding sequence ATGAGTCCCGCCGTACCCGGCCGCGCGGAGATCGACGCGGCCCGCGAACGCATCCGCGACCTTGCCGTGCGCACGCCGCTCATCCGGCTGCAAGGCGCTGCGCGGGACGATATTTATCTGAAGCTCGAAACGCTGCAGCCGGTCGGCTCCTTCAAGATCCGATGCGCCGCGAACGCGCTCCTCAGCCGGGGTGATGCCATCCGCAACGGCGTGTTCACCGCGAGCGCCGGGAATTTCGCGCAGGGGCTCGCCTATGCCGGCCGAGCGCGCGGCATTCCGGTGACCGCCTATGTCCCGGATACCGCCGCGCGCAGCAAGGTGGAGGCGCTGCAAAGATTTGGCGCAAGCGTCGTGCCGTTCGCCTATGATCGCTGGTGGGCGATGCTCGCTGAACCGCCCGCCGATCCGGCGTTCATCCATCCCGTCGTCGAGAGCGAGGTGCTCGCCGGCAACGCCACGATCGGCGCCGAGATTCTCGAGGACCTGCTGGACGTTGCCACGGTGCTGGTGCCCTACGGCGGTGGCGGGCTCGCCTGCGGCATCGCCGCGGCGCTGAAGGCGCAAGGCTCCGCAGCCGATGTCGTCGCGAGCGAAACCGAGGCGGGGGCGCCGCTGCGCGCGGCATTCGCGGCCGGAGAGCCGGTGACGGTGCCGTTCGCGCCATCGTTCATCACCGGCATGGGCGGGCCGACCGTCATTCCCGCCATGTGGCCGCTGGTGCGTGATCTCGTCGCCGGTACGGCGCTGGTGTCGCTGGCCGAGACGGCCGCCGCGGTGCGGATGCTCGCCGAGCGCCATCACGTGATCGCGGAAGGCGCGGGCGCCGCGCCGGTCGCTGCGGCGCTTGCCGGCGATCATCCGGGGCCGGTGGTGTGCATCGTCTCGGGCGGGCACCTCGATGCGGCGCACCTCGCGATCATCCTCGCCGGAGGCGTGCCGTAA
- a CDS encoding class I adenylate-forming enzyme family protein, translating into MQAPSGPDLVADIERLPDAVAAYARAVPEREAVIFGDQRLTYADLDREIDRYARALIAAGVETGDRVAMIVTPRPEFILMLLGAMRAGAVWVGVNPKYRREEMRHVLGDCRPKLLVSILEDPAGRRYDDDLGDLAGDAAANAGLVTIGGVLEGRSRSLEAFLAAGDALDPAGVADRLNRTSRRDPVSIVYTSGSTGKPKGAVLSHDGFFHSYKALAESFVGRESLRAGHRVICNLPTNHVGCQSDICGNCLIDGGTIVFMETFDPGGILETVERERITILGGLPLMHQAVFDHPDAGRRDLGSVSVVAWGGAPMPAPLLRRLVGKGWFFSLHYGLTEGGSINSVNPPDADFALLTETIGRPDHDNEYRVADADGVPVPENGIGEVQIRGPGVMLGYFNNPEATAAAFTADGWFRTGDQVQSLPDGNWRFVGRVVEMFKSGGYNVYPREVELALEEHPGVAAAAVVPVADPRYDEVGWAFVIPAAGADMDEATLRAFAGERLANYKVPKAFLIRETLPLLPIGKVDKRALREEAQRLSAAG; encoded by the coding sequence ATGCAGGCGCCGAGCGGGCCGGATCTGGTTGCGGACATCGAGCGGCTGCCGGATGCGGTCGCCGCCTACGCGCGGGCGGTGCCGGAGCGCGAGGCCGTCATCTTCGGCGATCAGCGGCTCACCTACGCGGATCTCGACCGCGAAATCGACCGCTATGCGCGCGCGCTGATCGCGGCGGGCGTGGAGACGGGCGACCGCGTCGCCATGATCGTCACGCCCCGGCCCGAATTCATCCTGATGCTGCTCGGCGCGATGCGCGCCGGTGCGGTGTGGGTGGGCGTGAACCCGAAATACAGGCGCGAGGAAATGCGCCACGTGCTCGGCGATTGCCGGCCGAAGCTGCTGGTTTCGATCCTCGAGGACCCGGCAGGGCGCCGCTACGACGACGACCTCGGCGATCTTGCGGGGGATGCGGCGGCAAACGCAGGTCTCGTCACCATCGGGGGCGTGCTGGAGGGCAGGAGCCGGTCGCTCGAAGCGTTCCTCGCGGCGGGTGACGCGCTCGATCCGGCCGGTGTCGCCGATCGACTGAACCGCACCTCGCGCCGCGATCCCGTCAGCATCGTCTATACGTCGGGCTCCACGGGGAAGCCCAAGGGCGCCGTGCTGTCGCACGACGGCTTCTTCCATTCCTACAAGGCGCTCGCGGAGTCGTTCGTCGGCCGCGAGTCCCTGCGCGCCGGGCACCGCGTGATCTGCAACCTGCCGACCAACCATGTCGGCTGCCAGTCCGACATTTGCGGAAACTGCCTGATCGACGGCGGCACGATCGTGTTCATGGAAACCTTCGATCCGGGCGGAATCCTGGAAACGGTGGAGCGGGAACGGATCACGATCCTCGGCGGCCTGCCGCTGATGCACCAGGCCGTGTTCGATCATCCGGATGCGGGCCGCCGCGATCTCGGCAGCGTTTCGGTGGTCGCGTGGGGCGGCGCGCCGATGCCCGCGCCGCTGCTGCGCCGGCTGGTGGGGAAGGGCTGGTTCTTCTCCCTGCACTACGGGCTCACCGAGGGCGGGTCGATCAACAGCGTCAATCCGCCGGACGCGGATTTCGCGCTGCTGACCGAAACGATCGGCCGCCCCGATCACGACAACGAATACCGCGTCGCCGATGCGGACGGAGTGCCCGTTCCCGAGAACGGCATCGGCGAGGTGCAGATCCGCGGCCCCGGCGTGATGCTCGGCTATTTCAACAATCCCGAAGCGACGGCGGCGGCCTTCACGGCGGACGGCTGGTTCCGCACGGGCGATCAGGTCCAGAGTCTGCCGGACGGGAACTGGCGGTTCGTCGGGCGCGTCGTGGAGATGTTCAAATCGGGCGGCTACAACGTCTATCCGCGCGAGGTGGAACTCGCGCTGGAGGAGCATCCCGGCGTTGCCGCGGCGGCCGTTGTCCCCGTCGCCGATCCGCGCTACGACGAGGTCGGCTGGGCGTTCGTGATTCCGGCGGCGGGCGCGGATATGGACGAGGCGACGCTTCGCGCGTTCGCAGGGGAGCGGCTCGCGAACTACAAGGTGCCCAAGGCGTTCCTGATCCGCGAGACCTTGCCGCTCCTCCCGATCGGAAAGGTGGACAAGCGCGCGCTTCGTGAAGAGGCACAGCGGTTGAGCGCTGCCGGATGA
- a CDS encoding AraC family transcriptional regulator encodes MKIELLGSMRMPNQSVRIMRAALDEAGINPLPLLADASIPLTSADDPQGEVSGLQELRFQEVFAAATRDIPGLWFHTGMRYRLMTYGPLGLAVLSAGTVHDGLKVLVAFQALTYSLLQYRLYEENGVLAGMEADDGNVAPDLREFCLVRSLGSATTFLKDMRQPFPLARIESSVPPRSDGIDYAAELGVPVVFGAAVTRWVFQPGAADLALPMASPLLEQTYQQLCARLIEEAQVSDDMVGRLYSLLVRSSRGFPSAAQAAAQLAVSERTLHRRLAKQNLGFGDVLDQVREQRACYLLDRSHLSVEAIGEMLGFAETASFSRAFKRWTGVSPIKFRQRPR; translated from the coding sequence ATGAAGATCGAACTGCTCGGCTCGATGCGTATGCCGAACCAGAGCGTCCGCATCATGCGCGCGGCGCTGGACGAGGCCGGGATCAATCCCCTGCCCCTGCTCGCCGATGCCAGTATCCCCCTCACGAGCGCCGACGACCCGCAGGGCGAGGTCTCCGGACTTCAGGAGCTTCGCTTTCAGGAGGTGTTCGCCGCGGCGACACGCGACATCCCCGGCCTGTGGTTCCACACCGGGATGCGTTACCGGCTGATGACCTATGGCCCGCTCGGGCTCGCCGTGCTGTCGGCCGGAACGGTGCACGACGGGCTGAAAGTGCTGGTGGCGTTCCAGGCGCTCACCTACTCGCTGCTGCAATACCGGCTCTACGAGGAAAACGGCGTGCTCGCGGGCATGGAGGCGGACGACGGCAATGTCGCGCCCGATCTTCGCGAATTCTGTCTCGTGCGTTCGCTCGGGTCGGCGACCACCTTCCTCAAGGACATGCGGCAGCCGTTCCCGCTGGCGCGCATCGAGTCGTCCGTCCCGCCGCGCAGTGACGGCATCGACTATGCGGCGGAGCTCGGCGTGCCCGTGGTGTTCGGCGCAGCGGTGACGCGCTGGGTGTTCCAGCCCGGCGCGGCCGACCTCGCGCTGCCGATGGCGAGCCCGCTCCTCGAACAGACCTACCAGCAGCTCTGCGCGCGGCTGATCGAGGAGGCGCAGGTCAGCGACGACATGGTGGGGCGGCTCTATTCGCTGCTCGTCCGGTCGAGCCGGGGCTTCCCTTCGGCAGCGCAGGCTGCCGCGCAGCTCGCGGTCTCGGAGCGCACGCTGCACCGGCGACTCGCGAAGCAGAACCTCGGCTTCGGCGATGTCCTCGATCAGGTCCGCGAGCAGCGCGCCTGCTATCTGCTCGATCGCTCGCATCTTTCCGTCGAGGCGATCGGCGAAATGCTGGGCTTCGCCGAAACGGCGAGTTTTTCGCGGGCCTTCAAGCGATGGACCGGCGTGTCGCCGATCAAGTTCCGGCAGCGCCCCCGCTAG